A DNA window from uncultured Methanoregula sp. contains the following coding sequences:
- the tpiA gene encoding triose-phosphate isomerase, with product MTSPLVLVNLKTYKEGMGNRAHLIANEAQRVMQESGVTIGLAPSFIDLHPLAHHFAIPVYAQHVDGCEPGANTGHITVEAIRTAGAAGSLVNHSERRLTIADIESSVRGLAAAKLISVVCTNNEATSAGAAALGPNYVAIEPPELIGSGVSVSKANPDIIKKSVAAVRAVNPNVKVLTGAGIQSGECVKIAIDLGTDGVLLASSVVKSKEPGTVLRDLVSKL from the coding sequence ATGACATCACCCCTGGTTCTGGTAAACTTGAAGACGTACAAGGAAGGCATGGGCAACCGGGCCCACCTGATAGCCAACGAAGCTCAGCGTGTTATGCAGGAGAGCGGGGTCACGATCGGCCTTGCCCCGTCCTTTATCGATCTTCATCCGCTTGCCCACCATTTCGCCATCCCGGTCTATGCCCAGCACGTTGACGGCTGCGAGCCGGGAGCAAACACCGGTCATATCACGGTCGAAGCTATCCGGACTGCAGGAGCAGCCGGTTCGCTCGTCAACCATTCCGAGCGGCGCCTGACCATAGCCGATATCGAATCCTCGGTCCGGGGACTTGCAGCGGCCAAACTCATCTCGGTGGTCTGCACGAACAACGAGGCGACAAGCGCAGGTGCAGCGGCCCTTGGGCCGAACTATGTTGCCATCGAGCCGCCCGAACTCATCGGGAGCGGGGTCTCGGTCTCGAAAGCCAACCCGGATATTATCAAAAAATCCGTTGCTGCTGTCCGTGCGGTCAACCCGAACGTGAAAGTGCTCACCGGGGCCGGCATCCAGAGCGGGGAATGCGTGAAAATTGCCATTGATCTCGGGACCGACGGGGTCCTGCTCGCGTCAAGCGTGGTCAAATCCAAAGAGCCGGGAACCGTTCTCCGGGACCTGGTCTCAAAACTCTGA
- a CDS encoding CBS domain-containing protein — protein sequence MHIPTPEELRSRRETLGMKQTELAKRAGISQSMVARIEAGNVDPRVSTLNKIINVLNSSEPRKIRAIQIMHTPVLSVQPEDPISRAVDIIEKNNISQLPVIERGVPVGCISESVIVKAIEQQRLHKSHQFSVRDFMETGFPTVPPDMDVETVINILQQNHAVLVVEGRLVRGVITKHDLISLIV from the coding sequence ATGCATATCCCAACTCCCGAAGAACTCCGCTCACGCCGTGAGACACTCGGCATGAAGCAGACCGAACTCGCAAAACGCGCAGGGATCAGCCAGTCCATGGTTGCCCGGATCGAGGCCGGCAACGTCGATCCCCGGGTCAGCACGCTCAACAAGATTATAAATGTGCTCAACAGTTCCGAACCGCGGAAGATCCGGGCAATCCAGATCATGCATACACCGGTTCTCTCCGTGCAACCGGAGGACCCGATAAGCCGGGCTGTCGATATCATCGAGAAGAACAATATCTCCCAGCTGCCGGTCATCGAGCGGGGGGTACCGGTCGGCTGCATCTCCGAATCGGTGATCGTCAAGGCCATCGAGCAGCAGCGGCTGCACAAATCCCACCAGTTCTCGGTCCGGGATTTCATGGAGACCGGTTTTCCTACCGTGCCTCCCGACATGGATGTAGAGACCGTGATCAACATCCTCCAGCAGAATCATGCCGTCCTGGTTGTGGAAGGCCGGCTCGTCCGGGGGGTCATCACCAAGCATGACCTGATCTCCCTCATTGTCTGA
- a CDS encoding RimK-like ATPgrasp N-terminal domain-containing protein, protein MNNRPGEYPQACNLMDGEVVFSCVPLVPHADYESAAGPGPAGLLPKKHNGRLSAKKEQALLKDSQVAIWRDGTVHIISESYFYKTEPYYTILRHELEGKEVRPASRSVLDAYVVPVCLERADLAGIPICDWEISQGYAPLPSILYGLNYFATTSDYFVVNDNEKAKEAIKHITNKGKYPFCYQKLPDNAEIRHCISVFGRTTTGSEAINAIARDVYSLFAMPLVTIVMVQSKNQFRLSSLSPTKYTRMSAEERALLNAYISHQEFL, encoded by the coding sequence ATGAACAATAGACCGGGTGAATACCCCCAGGCCTGCAACCTGATGGATGGGGAAGTTGTCTTCTCCTGCGTCCCGCTCGTCCCCCACGCAGACTACGAGTCTGCGGCCGGACCCGGACCGGCCGGTCTCCTGCCAAAGAAACATAACGGCCGGCTGTCAGCAAAAAAAGAGCAGGCGCTTCTCAAGGACTCGCAGGTCGCCATCTGGCGGGACGGTACGGTCCATATCATCAGCGAGAGTTACTTTTACAAAACTGAGCCGTATTACACCATCCTCCGGCATGAACTGGAAGGAAAAGAGGTCCGGCCTGCAAGCCGATCCGTGCTCGATGCCTATGTGGTACCGGTCTGCCTGGAACGGGCAGACCTTGCCGGCATCCCGATCTGCGACTGGGAGATCTCGCAGGGTTACGCCCCCCTCCCCTCCATCCTGTACGGCCTGAACTACTTTGCCACAACCTCCGATTACTTTGTGGTGAATGACAACGAGAAAGCAAAGGAAGCCATCAAGCACATCACCAACAAGGGCAAGTACCCGTTCTGCTACCAGAAACTTCCCGATAATGCCGAGATCCGGCACTGCATCTCGGTCTTCGGCAGGACCACCACCGGATCCGAAGCCATCAACGCCATAGCCCGGGATGTGTACAGCCTCTTTGCCATGCCGCTTGTGACAATCGTGATGGTGCAGAGCAAAAACCAGTTCCGGCTCTCGTCACTCTCCCCGACAAAGTACACGCGGATGTCTGCTGAAGAGCGGGCGCTTCTGAATGCCTATATCTCCCACCAGGAGTTCCTATGA
- a CDS encoding U32 family peptidase codes for MTAPRKSPLVVKFPAAIPELLAPAGSPEAFRAAVAAGADAIYLSGKRFGARKFAANFSDAEIEEAVRYAHRYGVRVYVTVNTLIHDRELSGVVDYLIWLYGIGVDAVLVQDTGVAALAREIVPGLVLHASTQMTIHTTDGVRWAAGLGFRRVVLARELSLPEVRQIAEATRDLGIGLEVFAHGALCYSYSGQCLLSSVIGGRSGNRGMCAQPCRKPYALVAGDTDAYGRPQKVREISLPYRYLLSPKDLCTYPRLSDIAGSVASVKIEGRMKSPQYVAVVVSAYRRALDALAGGHAPEPGNAMRDLSLSFSRGFTRGYLLGDHHDALMGQDAPDNRGLEIGVVTRYDRKTGSASVRLSGSYIPAPGDGLLFSGTPGGEEWGFSLNTVPAREKDGIRIAVSREILPKTRVSVTFSRELENRANRIIADPSPDLLRPVPLHLDISVQPDGSITAAGRILCPGREPVPFVVHSDLHMEPARSQPLTKEMLLQQLQKTGGSPFIIREISLLYAGDRFAPVAKINQVRRDILAAAEKALIGASLPAPEAVAEARGRWDALRSRHRAASDATAGAYGDNPALRLAVYTDTLEGVSAAADSGAQIICFEPDFPMPHHLCQARSPPLTAGEQLERALAICRQSGCRFVWKLPRITRNAYLEAVLPHLPLLIREGLEECMVEHFGTALFLSGTFPRIALSGGPGLNIFNHAAAGSAGALLRSLTLSSELSLDEIRTLALQAEAPGTAPVFSLVVQGAAEAMITDDCIPRLVPDACPKRTGDAGRLQAGFLGLRDETGRVFPVRTDGSCRTWIGNSAELCLLDHLPAIGAAGIHEIAIDARGKPARYTQEMTALYRAAVDRTNSGTSAPGDPTLAALKEKARQISAGGITAGHFLRGLKE; via the coding sequence ATGACCGCTCCCCGCAAATCCCCGCTTGTCGTGAAATTCCCTGCTGCTATTCCCGAGCTTCTCGCTCCGGCCGGTTCGCCCGAAGCGTTCCGGGCAGCGGTGGCAGCCGGGGCCGACGCAATCTACCTGAGCGGGAAACGGTTCGGGGCCCGGAAATTCGCTGCCAACTTCTCGGATGCGGAGATCGAAGAGGCGGTCCGGTACGCCCATCGATACGGGGTCCGGGTCTATGTCACGGTCAACACCCTCATCCATGACCGGGAACTCTCCGGTGTCGTAGATTATCTTATCTGGCTGTACGGGATTGGCGTTGACGCTGTCCTCGTACAGGATACCGGGGTTGCGGCCCTTGCCCGGGAAATAGTACCCGGTCTCGTTCTCCATGCCTCCACCCAGATGACCATCCATACTACGGACGGGGTCCGGTGGGCTGCAGGGCTGGGGTTCCGCCGCGTTGTCCTTGCCCGTGAACTCTCCCTTCCCGAAGTCCGGCAGATAGCTGAGGCAACCCGCGACCTGGGGATCGGCCTCGAGGTCTTCGCCCACGGGGCGCTCTGCTACAGTTACTCGGGCCAGTGCCTCCTCTCGTCCGTTATCGGCGGACGAAGCGGCAACCGGGGCATGTGCGCCCAGCCCTGCCGGAAACCCTATGCGCTTGTGGCAGGTGATACCGATGCGTACGGGAGGCCGCAGAAGGTACGGGAGATTTCCCTGCCCTACCGTTATCTCCTCTCGCCAAAGGATCTCTGCACGTATCCGAGGCTCAGCGATATCGCGGGATCGGTTGCCTCCGTCAAGATCGAAGGGCGGATGAAATCTCCCCAGTATGTTGCGGTCGTGGTCTCGGCCTATCGCAGGGCACTGGACGCACTGGCCGGAGGACACGCCCCGGAACCGGGCAATGCTATGCGGGATCTTAGCCTTTCATTCTCCCGGGGATTTACCCGGGGCTACCTTCTGGGCGATCACCATGATGCCCTCATGGGCCAAGATGCGCCGGACAACCGGGGCCTGGAAATTGGAGTTGTGACCCGGTATGACCGGAAGACCGGCAGTGCCTCGGTCCGGCTCAGCGGATCCTATATTCCGGCACCCGGCGACGGTCTTCTCTTCTCCGGAACACCGGGTGGCGAAGAATGGGGATTTTCGCTCAACACGGTTCCTGCACGGGAAAAGGATGGGATACGTATCGCGGTGTCCCGGGAGATCCTGCCAAAGACCCGGGTCTCGGTCACCTTCTCCCGGGAACTGGAGAACCGGGCCAACCGGATCATAGCCGATCCTTCCCCGGACCTGCTCCGCCCGGTGCCGCTTCACCTGGACATCAGCGTGCAGCCGGATGGCAGTATCACTGCAGCGGGACGGATCCTTTGTCCCGGCCGGGAGCCGGTGCCGTTCGTTGTCCATTCGGATCTCCATATGGAGCCGGCCCGGTCGCAACCGCTTACAAAGGAGATGCTCCTGCAGCAGCTCCAAAAGACCGGCGGTTCCCCGTTTATTATCCGGGAGATCTCCCTTTTGTATGCAGGGGACCGGTTTGCACCGGTTGCGAAGATCAACCAGGTCCGACGCGATATCCTGGCAGCAGCAGAAAAGGCACTGATCGGGGCATCCCTGCCGGCACCGGAAGCTGTGGCAGAAGCCCGGGGACGGTGGGATGCGCTCCGCAGCCGGCACCGGGCCGCAAGTGACGCGACTGCCGGGGCTTACGGGGATAACCCAGCTCTCCGCCTTGCCGTGTACACCGATACGCTCGAGGGGGTGAGCGCGGCTGCGGACTCCGGTGCACAGATCATATGCTTTGAACCGGATTTCCCGATGCCGCACCATCTCTGCCAGGCCCGTTCACCTCCGCTTACGGCGGGGGAGCAGCTGGAAAGAGCGCTCGCGATCTGCCGGCAGTCCGGCTGCCGGTTTGTCTGGAAACTGCCCCGGATCACCCGCAACGCGTACCTGGAGGCCGTGCTTCCCCACCTGCCCCTGCTCATCAGGGAAGGTCTGGAGGAATGCATGGTGGAGCATTTCGGGACAGCTCTTTTCCTGTCCGGCACTTTTCCCCGGATTGCACTCTCTGGCGGTCCCGGGCTGAACATCTTCAACCATGCTGCAGCAGGATCCGCGGGGGCCCTCCTCCGGAGTCTCACGCTCTCTTCCGAACTCTCCCTTGACGAGATCCGTACTCTCGCTCTCCAGGCAGAAGCCCCCGGAACCGCCCCGGTTTTTTCCCTTGTTGTCCAGGGAGCTGCCGAGGCAATGATCACGGACGACTGCATCCCGCGCCTGGTTCCGGATGCCTGCCCGAAGAGGACGGGCGATGCAGGCAGACTTCAGGCCGGTTTCCTTGGACTCCGGGATGAGACCGGCCGGGTATTCCCGGTCCGGACTGACGGGAGCTGCCGGACCTGGATCGGCAATTCCGCTGAACTCTGCCTGCTCGATCACCTTCCCGCGATCGGGGCAGCGGGGATCCATGAAATCGCAATTGACGCTCGCGGGAAACCTGCACGGTATACACAGGAGATGACCGCCCTGTACCGGGCCGCGGTTGACCGGACCAATTCCGGAACATCAGCCCCCGGGGACCCGACGCTTGCAGCTCTCAAGGAAAAAGCCCGGCAGATCTCAGCGGGCGGGATCACGGCCGGGCACTTCCTCCGCGGGCTCAAAGAGTAG